A genomic segment from Nicotiana sylvestris chromosome 1, ASM39365v2, whole genome shotgun sequence encodes:
- the LOC104224192 gene encoding protein DJ-1 homolog C — protein sequence MKSISPLFSVSTPKSPILIFTPISQRLSSVKFAASPQRKSPSSKSAKTLCTTLTVDPITTRTSTSTSTPPKKVLVPIGFGTEEMEAVILADVLRRAGAEVTVASVEQQLEVEASGGTRLVADTFISACSTQIYDLVALPGGMPGSARLRDCEVLKKITSRQAEEKRLYGAICAAPAVTLLPWGLLKRKQSTCHPAFMDKIPSFRAVKTSTQVSGELTTSRGPGTSFEFAVCLVDQLFGESVAKEIGELLLMNPADDDPKRQEFNEVGWSLDHTPQVLIPVANGSEEIEVVTLIDILRRAKVNVVVASVEKSAQVLASSGTKIVADKLIDATADSIYDLIILPGGTAGAERLHKSKVLKKLLKEQESAGRIFGAICSSPAVLQRQGLIKDKKATAHPAVINNLKDGVNDARVVIDGKLITSQGLATATQFALAIVSKLFGHARARSVAEGLVYQYPRS from the exons ATGAAGTCCATATCGCCCCTGTTCTCGGTTTCTACTCCCAAGTCTCCAATTCTCATCTTCACTCCTATTTCCCAAAGACTTTCATCTGTCAAATTCGCAGCCTCTCCACAGCGAAAGTCACCATCCTCAAAATCAGCTAAAACACTGTGCACAACACTTACCGTGGATCCCATAACTACGCGCACATCTACTTCCACTTCCACCCCTCCCAAAAAG GTTCTTGTGCCAATTGGATTTGGCACTGAAGAAATGGAAGCTGTAATATTGGCTGATGTTCTGCGCCGGGCTGGTGCAGAGGTAACAGTTGCGTCAGTAGAGCAGCAATTGGAGGTTGAAGCTTCTGGAGGCACTAGGCTAGTTGCTGATACGTTCATCTCTGCTTGTTCCACTCAAATATATGATCTTGTTGCATTGCCG GGAGGAATGCCAGGTTCTGCTCGTTTAAGAGATTGTGAAGTTCTTAAGAAGATCACAAGCAGGCAAGCTGAGGAGAAGCGACTTTATGGTGCCATATGCGCTGCTCCAGCAGTCACTCTTTTGCCTTGGGGTCTTCTCAAGAGGAAACAG TCCACTTGTCATCCTGCATTTATGGACAAAATTCCATCCTTCCGGGCGGTGAAAACTAGCACTCAAGTCTCTGGGGAGCTAACAACAAGCCGTGGTCCTGGTACTTCATTTGAGTTTGCCGTATGTTTAGTGGATCAGCTGTTTGGTGAGTCTGTTGCCAAAGAAATTGGAGAACTATTG TTAATGAATCCCGCAGACGATGACCCAAAGAGACAAGAATTTAATGAAGTTGGATGGTCTCTAGATCACACCCCGCAA GTGCTCATTCCAGTAGCTAACGGGTCTGAAGAAATTGAAGTTGTTACGTTGATAGACATTCTAAGACGAGCAAAGGTGAATGTTGTGGTGGCTTCAGTGGAAAAGTCAGCACAGGTCTTGGCATCAAGTGGAACTAAAATTGTTGCTGACAAGTTGATTGATGCTACTGCTGACTCCATATATGACTTGATTATCCTCCCG GGAGGAACTGCTGGGGCTGAACGACTGCACAAGTCAAAAGTTCTGAAGAAGTTGCTTAAGGAACAAGAATCAGCCGGAAGAATATTTGGTGCAATCTGCTCTTCACCTGCAGTCTTGCAGAGACAGGGGTTAATAAAG GACAAGAAAGCCACTGCACATCCTGCCGTCATAAACAATCTCAAAGATGGGGTGAATGATGCTCGAGTAGTTATTGATGGTAAACTCATCACAAGCCAGGGACTTGCTACAGCAACACAGTTTGCATTGGCTATTGTGAGCAAGCTTTTCGGGCATGCAAGGGCAAGGAGTGTAGCAGAAGGCCTTGTCTATCAGTACCCTAGGAGCTAG
- the LOC104224191 gene encoding ABSCISIC ACID-INSENSITIVE 5-like protein 7, translating to MGSYLNFKNFADSPQPESNGGNSMCNGNFPLARQSSIYSLTFDELQTTFSGLGKDFGSMNMEDLLKNIWTAEETQATASTTGGVDGSVAAENLQRQGSLTLPRTLSQKTVDEVWRDFQKETVSAKEGSDTGNSNFGQRQSTLGEMTLEEFLVRAGVVREDMQCTNSNGITFDNGSSQKSNNNGLNIAFQQPTQNNGLLINQIAANNMLNVVGATPSQQQPQHQQPLFPKQTTVAFASPMQLSNNGHLASPRTRAPVVGMSGSSVNTNMAQGGVRGMAGFHNGVSPAKGGSPGNDFVARSNTDTSSLSPSPYAFNEGVRGRRSGSSLEKVVERRRRRMIKNRESAARSRARKQAYTLELEAEVAKLKEINEELRKKQAEIMEKQKNQLLEKRNMPCGYKLRCLRRTLTGPW from the exons ATGGGATCTTACTTGAACTTCAAGAATTTTGCTGACTCGCCGCAGCCAGAGAGTAACGGTGGGAACTCAATGTGTAATGGTAATTTCCCTTTGGCTAGGCAATCTTCCATATATTCCTTGACCTTTGATGAGCTTCAAACTACATTTAGTGGACTTGGAAAAGATTTTGGATCAATGAATATGGAGGACCTCTTGAAAAATATTTGGACAGCTGAAGAAACTCAAGCTACGGCATCTACTACTGGTGGAGTAGATGGAAGTGTAGCTGCAGAAAATTTGCAGAGACAAGGTTCTTTGACATTACCTAGGACACTTAGTCAAAAAACTGTTGATGAAGTATGGAGAGATTTTCAGAAAGAAACTGTTAGTGCCAAAGAGGGAAGTGACACTGGGAATTCAAACTTTGGGCAGAGGCAATCTACCTTGGGAGAAATGACGTTGGAGGAGTTTTTGGTTAGAGCTGGAGTGGTTAGAGAAGATATGCAATGTACAAACTCAAATGGAATTACatttgacaatggttcaagtcaAAAGAGTAACAACAATGGTTTGAACATAGCATTTCAGCAACCAACTCAAAACAATGGACTGTTGATCAATCAAATTGCAGCCAATAACATGTTGAATGTGGTCGGTGCCACACCTTCACAGCAACAACCTCAGCACCAACAGCCTCTTTTTCCCAAGCAAACAACGGTGGCATTTGCATCGCCTATGCAATTATCGAACAATGGACACCTGGCTAGCCCTCGGACAAGGGCTCCTGTAGTTGGAATGTCAGGTTCCTCCGTGAATACTAATATGGCTCAAGGGGGAGTTAGGGGGATGGCCGGATTTCATAATGGAGTTTCACCAGCAAAAGGAGGATCCCCTGGAAATGACTTTGTTGCAAGGAGCAATACAGATACATCATCTCTTTcaccttccccttatgcatttaATGAAGGTGTAAGAGGTAGGAGATCAGGCAGTTCTTTGGAAAAAGTTGTAGAGAGAAGGCGTAGGAGGATGATTAAGAACAGAGAGTCTGCAGCTAGATCAAGGGCTCGGAAGCAG GCCTATACTTTAGAGTTGGAAGCTGAAGTGGCAAAGCTAAAAGAAATTAATGAAGAGTTGCGGAAGAAACAG GCTGAAATTatggagaagcagaaaaatcaG CTACTGGAAAAAAGGAATATGCCATGCGGATATAAATTAAGATGCTTGAGAAGGACACTGACAGGACCTTGGTAG
- the LOC104224193 gene encoding methylcrotonoyl-CoA carboxylase beta chain, mitochondrial codes for MLRIWTRRLASECSIPYRIYPGSFISTRNSSIGILPDTLDRSSESYSRNSKVMDELVSQLHSHIQKVMEGGGAEAVKRHRSRNKLLPRERIERLIDPGSSFLELSQLAGHELYRESLPSGGIVVGIGTIHERLCMLVANDPTVKGGSYFPITVKKHLRAQEIAAQCKLPCIYLVDSGGAFLPKQADVFPDKENFGRIFYNQAVMSSEGIPQIALVLGSCTAGGAYIPAMADESVMVKGNGTIFLAGPPLVKAATGEEVSAEDLGGATVHCKTSGVSDYFAHDELHALAIGRNIVKNLHMAGGPEVSGQTRADYKEPLYDVKELRTIAPTDLKQLFDVRSVIARIVDGSEFDEFKKLYGTTLVTGFGRICGQPVGILGNNGILFNESAQKGAHFIELCAQRNIPLIFLQNITGFMVGSKSEASGIAKAGAKMVMAVSCAKVPKITVVIGGSFGAGNYAMCGRAYSPNFMFFWPNARISVMGGPQAAGVLAQVEKATKKKKGIQWAKEEEEKFKAEVVEAYDREGSPYYATARLWDDGIIDPADTRKILSLCISASLNRGPEATKFGVFRM; via the exons ATGTTGCGAATTTGGACGAGAAGATTAGCTTCAGAATGCTCAATTCCCTACCGGATATACCCGGGTAGTTTCATTTCGACTCGAAATAGCTCCATCGGAATCCTACCCGACACTCTCGACCGTAGCTCCGAGTCGTATTCTCGCAACTCTAAAGTCATGGATGAGCTTGTTTCCCAGCTTCATTCTCACATTCAAAAG GTTATGGAAGGAGGAGGGGCAGAAGCAGTGAAGAGGCATAGAAGTAGGAATAAGCTTCTTCCCAGAGAGAGGATTGAACGGCTTATTGACCCTGGCTCTTCTTTCCTTGAGCTTTCTCAG CTTGCGGGTCATGAATTGTACCGAGAATCATTACCTTCTGGTGGGATAGTTGTTGGAATTGGAACAATACACGAGAGACTGTGTATGTTGGTGGCAAATGATCCTACTGTCAAAGGTGGAAGTTACTTTCCGATAACTGTCAAGAAACATCTCAGGGCACAAGAGATTGCTGCTCAATGCAAACTACCATGCATATATCTTGTTGATAGTGGTGGAGCTTTCCTTCCAAAGCAAGCCGACGTTTTTCCTGACAAAGAAAATTTTGGGAGAATATTTTACAATCAAGCTGTGATGTCTTCAGAAGGTATTCCTCAAATTGCACTGGTGCTAGGTTCTTGTACTGCTGGAGGAGCTTACATTCCTGCAATGGCTGATGAGAGCGTAATGGTCAAAGGGAATGGTACCATATTTTTGGCTGGACCTCCTCTTGTAAAG GCAGCAACTGGTGAGGAAGTTTCTGCAGAAGACCTTGGAGGTGCAACTGTCCATTGTAAGACATCAGGCGTTTCTGACTACTTTGCCCATG ATGAACTGCATGCGCTTGCTATAGGAAGGAATATTGTTAAGAACTTGCACATGGCTGGTGGTCCAGAAGTATCTGGACAAACTAGAGCTGATTATAAAGAACCTTTGTATGATGTGAAAGAACTTCGCACCATTGCACCAACAGACCTCAAACAGCTCTTTGATGTTCGATCAGTTATTGCTCGCATTGTTGACGGAAGTGAATTTGATGAATTCAAGAAACTGTATGGCACT ACACTTGTGACTGGCTTTGGAAGAATTTGTGGACAGCCAGTAGGGATCCTTGGAAACAATGGGATACTGTTTAATGAATCTGCTCAGAAAGGGGCACACTTTATTGAATTATGTGCTCAACGTAACATCCCTCTGATCTTTCTTCAGAATATTACTGGATTTATG GTTGGGTCCAAATCTGAGGCAAGTGGTATTGCCAAAGCTGGAGCTAAAATGGTGATGGCAGTCTCGTGTGCGAAG GTTCCCAAGATCACGGTAGTTATCGGTGGAAGCTTTGGAGCTGGCAACTATGCAATGTGTGGACGGGCATATAGTCCCAATTTCATGTTCTTCTGGCCAAATGCTCGAATATCTGTAATGGGAGGTCCACAG GCTGCTGGAGTCCTTGCTCAAGTAGAAAAGGCCACCAAGAAAAAGAAGGGAATTCAG TGGGCAAAGGAAGAGGAAGAAAAGTTCAAGGCTGAAGTTGTAGAGGCGTATGACAGAGAGGGCAGCCCATATTATGCCACAGCAAGGCTTTGGGATGATGGCATAATCGATCCAGCAGACACGAGAAAAATATTGAGCCTGTGCATCTCTGCTTCCTTGAATCGTGGACCAGAAGCTACTAAATTTGGTGTCTTCAGAATGTGA